The Acidobacteriota bacterium sequence CCCGATTTTGGCGCGGGAACCGTTTCAATCAACCGTTTAATCACATCATCTGAATTGACGCGCTCGGATTCCGCATGGAAATTCAATAAAATGCGATGGCGTAAAATCGGATAGGCGAGGGCGCGAATGTCTTCAACGCTGACATTGTAACGCCCGCTGATGACGGCGCGCGCTTTACCGCCGAGCGCCAGAAATTGCGAAGCGCGAATCGACGCGCCCCAGTTCACCCATTTTTTAATGAAATCCGGCGCGCCGTCCACAACCGGGCGACTTGCAGTGACCAGTTTAACGGCATAGCGGGTTACGGCTTCGGAAATCGGTACACGGCGAACCAGTTTTTGAAAGGCGAGAATATCTTCACCCGAAACATTTTGTTCAAAATTGAATTCCTGAACCGAAGTGGTGCGGCTGACCACTTCGACTTCATCATCTTCGCTCAAATAGCCGATACGGATGTTGAACATAAAGCGGTCGAGTTGCGCTTCCGGCAACGGATAGGTGCCTTCCATTTCAATCGGGTTTTGGGTGGCGAGCACATAAAACGGTTTCGGGAGATTATAAGTCGTGCCTTGAACCGTAACGCTGCCTTCCTGCATGGCTTCAAGTAACGCCGCCTGGGTTTTGGGCGGGGTGCGGTTGATTTCATCTGCCAGCACGATGTTGGCAAACAGCGGACCACGAATAAATTGCATCTGGCGATGACCGGTGGCGCGGTCTTCTTCAATCACATCGGTTCCGGTGATGTCAGACGGCATCAAATCAGGAGTAAATTGAATGCGTTTGAATGATAAATCCAGGATGTTGGCGACCGTGCGAATCAACAAGGTTTTCGCCAGTCCCGGCACCCCGCTCACCAGTGAGTGACCGCCGACAAACAGCGAAATCAACACCTGATCAACAACCTCATCTTGCCCGACAATTACTTTTCTGACTTCGTGAATTATTTGCTCTCGCGCGGAAAGCAGTTTTTCCAAAAGTGCATCTTCTTGAACAATCTCTCTCGTGTCTATTGCCATTATCTCCTCTGTGAATGATGAGCGATGAGTAATGCGTGATGAGCAAACCTTTAATACTCATCACGCATTACTCATCGCTCATCACTCTAATCAATGTGTCATCGCGTAAAAGATGTAATTGACGCCGAATTTATAAGCGGTATTCGATTCTTCTATCGGCGCAAATGGGTCGTTTGACCATTGCCAGTAATCGCTCACATCATAGTTAAAATTGATAATCATCATCAAGCGACCGTGTTTATCTTCCATTCCCAGAAATTGCGGATTGAAATTATAGCCGCGCTGGCGATACATCGGATTGAGTTCCAGTGTTTTGATTGAGAAAAAACAGTTGAAAATCGGATGCGATACGTCGAGCGGTTTGATTTTATATTCTTCTTCGGGAAAGGCGCGTTTGACATATTCAAAAAAGTTTTGATATTCCCAATCGCCGCGAAAATCATCGACGATTAAAAACCCACCGCGCAGCAAATATTCGCGCATCCCTTTGATTTCATCTTCACTCATATCGAGATGCCCGACTTCACAAATATAAGCCAATGGGTATTTGTGAAGGTTCGGGTCGTTGAAGGTGAATACATATTCGTTTTCTTCAACATACACCGGCGTTTTTGAGACTTCGGACAAAATTTTTCTTAAATGAAGTCCGGCTTCAGGGAAATCATGTGACCATTGTTCGCCGCGATCTCCCCAGTATCCGCCGGGGAAAATCGGCCCGAAATGAATGCGCGCGAACATGAATTTATCGGATAAATCTTTCTGTTCACCCATGCGGTTGTCCGGATAAGAAAATTTGCTTTTGTCGGAGAGTTTATTTGCGGTGCGCTCTCCTTCACCTTCGGCGCGAAATGCCGCAGGCAAGGCAATCAACATCATCATGGTTATGAAAAGTGCAACAACCATTTTTTTATTCATAACTTCACCGACTCATCAAAGAAAATACTGCTGTAAATTGGATAATCCCTTAACCCGGTAAATCAATTTTCACCGCGAATCTTGAGCAACAGTTCCTGCGCCTTTTCAAATCCGGGCGCGATTTCCAAAGACTTTAAGATTTCGCGTTTCGCCTCTTTTTTATCTCCACTGGCTTCGAGCGCGCGGGCTAGATCGAATCGCGCGCCCGCTTCATCAGGCGGTTCAAGCGTCACCACTACGCGATATTCGCGAATGGAATCGCCAAGCTTCCCTTGTTCAAAATAAGCATCTCCGGCGAGCTTATGCAAGCTGGCATCAAAGGGCGAGATGTAAAAACTTGTCATAATGATATTGAGCGCGCCCGCTTTATCACCCGATTCGAGTTTCAACTGTCCGAGTCGTTTATAAGCTTCGGCATCGGTCTCATTAAAGCGAATCAACGATTCCAATGCGCCAATCGCCTCGGCTTTTTTTCCTTGCGCGAGGTAAATTTCGGCGAGCAATTCGTAAGGATTGCCGTCTCCCGAATAATAAGGAAAAAGTTCGATGGCGCGTTTCAGATGTTCAATGGCTTTTGCCTGATCGTTTTCGGATTTGTAAATCGCTCCCATTCTCAAATTGGCAAAATAATCATTCGGTCGCGTGGTTAGCACCGCTGATAAAACCGCTTTCGCCTGTTTTGGGTCATTGGTGGTTTGCGTCGGTCCTTTGCCCAACGCCTCGATATATTTTGACACTTTGGCATTAAGAAACTCTTTAAATGCCTGGTCGAATTTTTCAGGCGTAAGTTGCAAGGCGCGTTGCAAAACCTCAGTGTCTTTCAATCCTTCTTTATATGCCGCCAGCATTTTTAAAATCGTCTCGAAGCCATATTTTTCTTCGACAAACTCACAAACCTGTGAGGCTTGAAAATAAGCAATCGGCACGCCGTCCGGGGTGGTCGGGCGCGTGAAGGCTTTATCCAAATCGGCTATTTTGACGAAGCGACCATCGGTATAAGCTTTCAAGGTCTCGAAACGCCAATCATCGCCCCAACCGGTTCGCGCTCGCCGTTCTTCATAAACCGAAAGCCCTTCAGAGAACCAACGCGGGATTTTGAAATCGGTCATCTGCAACGAGATGACATGCATGTATTCGTGCCAAAGCGTGCTGCCCCAATTGAACTCGCCAGCTTCGCGTGCCGACGGGCTATCCATCGCAATCGTCGGGCCGAAACAGACGCCGAGCGCGCCAAGCCCCGGAAGCCCCAAGGCTTTTACGGCAAAGTCTTCGTGGTTTTCAAAAATCTCTACGGTAATCGGCGATTTCGGCGTGAATTTATATTTCGTGGTTAATTTTTTGTGTGCCTCTTCGGCTAGTTCCGCCGCATACGGCGCAAGCGCTCCGGTTTCATCCGGCGCGGTGCGAATGATAAATGGATCGCGCAAGGTGTCTCGGTACTCTTTCATAGTATCAAGCAAATCGAGCGTATTTTTTGCCCATACATTGAACGGGTCGCCTTCAAATGCCTTTTCGAGTTCTTCACGCCCTTCTGCCGATTTGCCTACGCGAAGCAGTTGAATGCCAAGCTGGGTTCGCGCGCTCCACAAATTGGGCGAAAGCTCGACGGCGCGTTTGTAATATTCGACGGCATCAAAATAGCGGCGATTGTTTACGGAAAAATGACCGAGGGTTTCAAAATAGACACCGGCTTTCGGATTGATCGCGAGCACACGTTTAGTCTCGGCATCGAATTCGCCGGGTTTTCCACTTAGAAAAAACATCGCTCCGCGAATCGCCCGCGCTTCAACCGAGTTGGGGTTAATCGCCAACGCCCGTTCGACGGTTTTATTCGCTTCATCGAATTTTTCATCTTCCAGTTCGAGCCACGATTTTAAAACCAGCCCCCGAACAAAATTAGGATTGATTTTCAAAGCCATTTCGACCGCGCCACTCGCTTCACGCGAAAATGCCTGCCGTTTGGTATCGGCCAATCCGACAATTGCATCGGGTGAACTAGCGTTGATTTGCAGCGCATCATTAAACAAGCTTTCGGCTTCACCGTAATTATATTTTTCGCTCAACAATTCGCCCTGCCCGATGAAAGCTTCGGCATAAGTTTCATCGGCATCCCTCGCATCAATAAAGATGTCATTGGCATCTTGATACTTTTCAAGCAAGGCAAACGTCTTGGCGAAAATCGTCAAGGTTTCTGCGCCATTTTCATTATCACTGTTGTATTTTTCCGCGAGGTCAACCAAAACCACTTTGGCTTCATCGGTTTTCCCTTGCGCGATGAGGGCACGCCCTTTATTCAACAGGGCGCGGTAAAGGGTAGCGCCTTTGCCGGTCTTTGCCGCGCGGTCAAAATCGGCTGCGGCTTCAACATATCGTCCGGTCGCAAATTCGATATTCGCGAGCGCGATTCTCAAGCCCGCATCATTGGGTGATTTCGCCAGGAATTCTTTGACACGCTTTTCGGCAACCGCATATTCCCCGATTTCGGTTTGTGCGCGGATAAGCAGTTCCTGCGCCTCGCGGTTGTCCGGCTGTTTTTCAAGCATCGCATTGCAATGTGCAATCGCTTCTTTATATGTGCCGGTTTTGAAAAAAATTTTGCCGCGTTCGATGGATAAATCCTGAGCGACACTCACGCAACTGAGCGCCAAGCCTAATAAAATAATTCCTAGATGCTTCATAAATAACTACCTGTCTGATGCAATGCTCTATTTTTTTCTTGCTTTGATTTGCCGGTTGGTTTTCGCCAGTTCAACCAGCAACCGCTCAAGTTCAGTTTCGTACTCTTCGACTTGCATTTCCGGTTTGCGCGCTTTGAGTTTTTCAATATCGACTTCGAGTTGTTGTTTGATCTCCAACAGGCGAATGACCTCGACATCGTTAGCGGCTTCTTCAACCGATTTGGAATCGAGATATGTGGTTTTGGCAATCGCGCCATCGCCGTCGCCAGCCTGTTCATGTCCCGTGCCATCGCCATTGTCATCAATCAAGGCGTGTTCGGTTGCAAGTCTGGTCTTTTGTTTATACCAGTCCTGAGTAACTTTGGTTGCAAAATTGAATGCTTCAAGAATTGAAATGCGACCGCTTTTATCGGTATCCGCCGCGCTTTCGGTCAAGGCTTTAATAAACGGTTCAGCAAAGTAGGTGGCATTTTGTTCGTTGCCGCTGCGAGTGGCGGTTAAAACAATGCGATTTTCAGCAGAAAGCGGCTTGATGAAATCACCTGATGAACTGGTGGTATTGACGAATATATTGCGCCTGGTTGGTAAGTCTCCGATGAGTTTGGCATATTCTTTGGCATTGATATCGGGACCGACGAGATTGAATTTTGGATTTTCGGCTTCGGCGGAACCGTGCCCAATCAAACAGATAAACACCAGACCTTCGGGCTTGCTCGCGGCTTTAATTGCGGCAAAGGCTTTGCGGGTTTCCTCTGCGGTGGCGCGCGCGAAATTTCCCTGTGCCACATTTTCCGCGGCGCTCACCACGTTTTCAGTTAACAGGTAAACCTGTTTTTCATCAAATCCCAGTTTGTTGGTAAGCGTGTCGTAAAGTTGCATCGCCTGCGCGGTGAATTTTTTGGTATAGCTTTCTTCGCCGCCAACCCCGGCAATCACCAGCGCAAATTTATTGGGGTCGATGGTGGCGCGTTTGGTTTGCGGTTTTTCTTGTGCAGGTTTTTCAGGTGTTGATTGATTGCTCTGCTCGCCCGCATTGACGCAGGCGCATAAGGCAACACATAAAATCAAGAGGGATGCAGAAAACTTTTTCATGACGCTTTCATGTGGTTTGAAAACGAATTCAATCAATTCGTCAAACCCTGTTTGAAATAATTTTTAAGCCAGTCCTTTGCGTTTGCGGATGAACCATTCGGCTGCGGCAAGGGCAATAGCCAGCAGGAAATTAAACGGCATATCCCAGAGGTCATAAGTAACGCGCACCGAGTTATTGCTTTCTCTGTGGGTCAAATCTTCGAGCAAATTTTTGGTTTCGCTCGGGGTGTAATAATTGCCGCCGGTTTCGCTTGCCACGCGACGGAGCAATTCGCGATTTTGCGCCGCGTCATAAGCTTCGCGATTGATTTTCCCGACAATAAAACTGGCAACCCCGCTTCCTAATCCCGCCTGTGATTTATCGCCGCGTTTGGCTGAGCTTTCGATTTTGTAAAGCCCTTCTTCCTCCGGTATGAATGAGCCGATATATCCTTCAAATCCCGAATCGGTTGACGGTTTCACGGGAACTTCAATCGTTGAACCCGATGGCGAAATCACTTTGGCGGTAACCTGTGCGCCGCTGACATTGAGATATTTCTCATCACCGACTTCGACTTTGATTTTGACTTCCTCACGCGGGTTGTAAAATCCACGTTCGGTGAATGCCTCGACGCGATGGCGAACCGATTCGACAAGGTAACGCGAGAGATTGAGCCAAAAAGTCTCGAACGATTTATTTTTTGAATCCAGCATCATGCGCCAGCGCCAGGTGTCAGACGCCAGAAATGCCATTGTTCGCCCGCGACCATAGCGCTCTTCGATAAGTAGTGGCACCGCGCGATTGCCGGTTGTGCTTTTGGCTTCGAGTAAGACGGTCGCGCCGGGTTTAATTTCGGTAGCGATTTCAGGGAGAGTGATTGGCGGCAACTGTTCCCAGGCTTTGGCGTTGGTTTCAGCCTGTTCAACCAGTTGCACGGCTTGATGCTCTTTGCCGCGCGCCGTCAATTGAGCCTTGAAGGTTTGGCTTTCTGTTGTCGTTTCGCCTTTCATAAAAATCGGCAGCAAATCGGCAATTGGCGTGTTGGTGTAGCCGCCCTGCATTAAAGATTTCGCGCCGCCGAGAACCAGAAGCGTGCCACCGCGCCGCGACACGAATTGTTCGAGGGCGCGAAGTTGGTCGAAACTGAAAAAGGTCGCTTCGATACTGCCAATAACGATGGCGTCATATTTAAATAGTTCTTCTTCGGTTTTCGGAAAGCCTTGAACCAACTCATCGGGATTTTCTATGCCCTGACGATAGTATTTACCATCGGCGGAACGCAGGATTGAAATCAGCGTCATATTTTTTTCTTCAGCGAAGGCTGATCGCAATTTGCCATATTCCCAACGAGGTTCACCTTCAATGTAGAGAATTTTCGGATGCGCGTCTTCGACCTCAACAACAACTTCGGCAGCGTTGTTATCAACGATGGGTTCACCTTCTGCGGGTTTGACGCTGAGCGCGTAGCGGTGTACGCCGAGAGTTAACGGTTTGAAATTGACCTTGGCAACGGTGGTCGCTTCACCTTGTAAAGTGACCGGTTGAGAGCGCAGCGGGTGTCCGTCTTCGAGCAAATCCACCTGGACAACCTGTTGCCCATCACCGCTGCCTTTCAGCAAAACTTCTGTGGTGATGGTTGACCCGGCAATCACCCGACGCGGTGCGGTAGCGCGGATGACCTCGACATCATTTTCGATTTTCGTGGGACCGACGCCAATGGTGAAAACCGGCAGATTACGGGCTTTCAAATTCGTGAGTGTATTTGAAAGATTGTTTGCCGCATCGGCTTCAGCGTTGCTTGCGCCATCGCTGATGACCACGATACCCGATACCGGAAGCCCTGCCGCATCGCGAACGCTTTGTTCGATGGCGGTGGTCAGGTTGGTCTGTTCACCTTCACCTGTGAGTAAACCGGCATCGGCGCGCTCGGCATTATTGGAAAATTTATAAGTGCGAATTTTAAAGTTTGAGGAGAGTTGTTGATTAAACTGACCATCGCTTGCCAGCAATTTTTTAATCGTTTCAAGGCGCGTCGGATTGGTTTCATCGGCAAGTTGCATACTGGATGAATCATCCATTAACACCAGCACGTAACTGGATTGTGGCAGAACCGCCGGAACCACAATGATAGGACGCATAATACAGAAAACGATTAAGGCGATGAGGCAGGTGCGAAGCGCCATCAGACCGATGCGCCACTCAGTAGGGAGTTGGGCAGAAAAGCGCACATAGATGAAATAGAGCAAAGCCGCAATTCCGATGATAGCAACCACCAGCATCCACCATTGCGGACGCACACCAAATCCGAATTGGCTTTTTGAAAATAAAGCGGCTCGATACTTGAACAGGAAGCTAATTAAAGGCTCCAATTTACCCTCCTACAAACGACGCTTAAACGGGCTGGAATGGTGGTTCGATTAAATTGTAGATGCTAACCACCTAAACTTGCAAAAGTTTCATTATTATTTCCCAAACCGCAGGGCAATTAAATGGGGAACTGGCTTTGGAGTGCGGCGACAGTAGAATTATACTCTGCGTTATCGAACTCCACAGAAAGCGTCTTGCATCCGGTGACCGACATCGAACCGAATTGTGTTTAACCGGATGACAACCTTCAAAATAAGATGAAGGGATTAGCCTGAACTCCAGGCTATTAAATGTCGAATGGCTTCAAATAAAAAATATTCAATCTATCTGTATATCCTTAACAACTGAATTTGACCCTTAATTGACCATGCTATAAACTTCCCCGCGCACTGTCAGGCTGTACGATCTTGTTCTGAAGTTTCCGAATTACTAAACAAATAGCATCATCATTCAGTTGAATTGTAACTAAAAGCTTTTAATGCATCTTCGCACGGGAAGCTTTATGGTATCAGATTAGGCAGATAATCTTTCGCAGCAAATTGCGAGGAACCAACCCTGTAGAGATAAGACAGAAGTATCAAAATTAAACCCGGCATCAATCTTAAATTCAAATTGGAGGACCAATAATGAAGTTACCCCTACGAAAACCAACCCTTAGGTTTTTATCTTTACTATTTGTCTTTGTTTCTATCTGTGTCGCGTTGCCTCAACTCTCAAGGACAAGTGAAACAAAGCCCCTAACAGCAGTTGCTACCTCACTCAGTCAAGACCCCCAAACTGAAAAACCCGGACAATCGTCGCAACCACAAGGCAAAACCGAAACCGGAGATCTGCCGAACCCGGATACGGCAATGATTACAGTTCCGGTTTCGTCACCCGTTAAAGGGAAGGTTTCTACTCCCAACCGCGTGAATGCCACGACTACGCAAATCAATGAAGTCGAACCCAACAACACGGCGGCAACCGCAACCGCCATCAGCGGAGCGAGCGCCAAAGTGCGCGGCACGGTATTCCCGACTGCCGATGTGGATTTTTATTCCTTTTCGGCAACCATCGGTGACCGCATTTATGCCGCCACTCAAACACTTTTTGACGCTTCAGCAAGTGGTGATAGTGTGTTGGAGGTGTTGAGCACCGATGGCACAACGGTACTTGAAACCGACAATAACGACGGTTCGTTTAATGCCTCTTCGTCGTCAATTGCGGGATTGCTCATTCCCAGCACCGGAACTTTTTATCTGCGGGTTCGCCATAACTTGCCAACCGGAACGATACGTCCCTACGACCTTTATTTCTCGCGCCAGACCGGTTCGCCGGTTGCTGAAACTGAATCCAACAATACCACCGGAACTGCCAATCCATTGCCTGCATCGGGATGGATGAGTGGCACGGTTACGGCAGTCTCACCGGGCGAGGCGGATTTCTTCAGCCTGACGCTTGCCGCCGGTGACACGGTATTCCTCAGCCTGGATATGAACCCTGAACGTGATGCCAATATTTGGAATGGGCGTTTAGGTTTTGGCTTATTCGGCAATCCCCCGGCTAATCAGATTCTTTTAGTCAATGATGCTAATGCCGGCGGGACGGCTACCGACCCCAACTCGGAAGCCTTCTTTTTTACCGTAAAAGACCCAGGCACCTATTTCGTCTACGTTGACTCAATTGTGGCAGGGGGCTTAGGGGCAACCGCGACTTATCATTTGAGTGTAGCCGTACATCCACAGGCTACCCCGGCGGGAACCTGTACGACTTATACCAACAATACACCGGTCGCGATCCCGACCGGACCCGGTATGGTGACTTCAACCATCACGATTCCCGGAAACCCGCGAATCGAAGACCTCGATATTCGCATCAACCTGGATCACACCTTCATGGCAGACCTTGATGTGCATCTACAATCTCCGGCAGGCAACGATAACGGGCTATTCACCGACATCGGAGCAGCAACCGTAGGTGGCACACAAACCCTGATGGATATCGTCATCGATGAAGATGCCGCGTTGCCTCCGGCATTCGCGCTATCTTCGAGTTTTCATATTCAACCTGAGTTAGCCTATCGACTGGGATGGTTTAAAGGTGAAGATGCCGGCGGCACCTGGACATTGGTGATTCGTGATGATGCGACCGGTGATGGGGGCACGCTCAATTCCTGGAGTATCACGGTGTGCGAACCCGCAAGCACTTCTCCCTGCGCTCCCGGGTTTACCGAAACTCCTATTTTCAGCACAGATTTTGAGTCGGGCGCAGCCGGGTTTACCCATAGCGGCACACAGGATGAATGGGAACTCGGTACTCCAACATTTGCTCCTATCACCACTGCAAATAGTGGAACAACCTGTTGGAAAACCGATTTGGATAATACCTATAATGCAAGTAGCAACCAGGAATTGATTTCACCAAACATCAATCTTGCAGGTGTGTCAGCTCCGATTCGCCTGAACTGGGCAATGCGCTATCACATAGAGTCTGCCAATTTCGACCACTTCTTTGTCGAAGCCCGCGAGGTCGGTAATCCCTCAAATGCCGTGCGCCTCTATAACTGGCTGGATGCCACAATGAACAACACCATCGGTAATCCGGCAACTACAATTGCTGAATCCGCCGGATGGGGGAACTATTCCGGTGACATCAGCGCTTTGGCGGGTTTGAATATCGAAATTGTCTTTCACCTCGACACCGATACCACCGTTCAACTCGCAGGGGTGGCAATAGATGACGTATCGGTTACGACTTGTCTGGGGGCTTCGTGTGAAATCACTTGT is a genomic window containing:
- a CDS encoding MoxR family ATPase yields the protein MAIDTREIVQEDALLEKLLSAREQIIHEVRKVIVGQDEVVDQVLISLFVGGHSLVSGVPGLAKTLLIRTVANILDLSFKRIQFTPDLMPSDITGTDVIEEDRATGHRQMQFIRGPLFANIVLADEINRTPPKTQAALLEAMQEGSVTVQGTTYNLPKPFYVLATQNPIEMEGTYPLPEAQLDRFMFNIRIGYLSEDDEVEVVSRTTSVQEFNFEQNVSGEDILAFQKLVRRVPISEAVTRYAVKLVTASRPVVDGAPDFIKKWVNWGASIRASQFLALGGKARAVISGRYNVSVEDIRALAYPILRHRILLNFHAESERVNSDDVIKRLIETVPAPKSGL
- a CDS encoding DUF4159 domain-containing protein, with amino-acid sequence MNKKMVVALFITMMMLIALPAAFRAEGEGERTANKLSDKSKFSYPDNRMGEQKDLSDKFMFARIHFGPIFPGGYWGDRGEQWSHDFPEAGLHLRKILSEVSKTPVYVEENEYVFTFNDPNLHKYPLAYICEVGHLDMSEDEIKGMREYLLRGGFLIVDDFRGDWEYQNFFEYVKRAFPEEEYKIKPLDVSHPIFNCFFSIKTLELNPMYRQRGYNFNPQFLGMEDKHGRLMMIINFNYDVSDYWQWSNDPFAPIEESNTAYKFGVNYIFYAMTH
- a CDS encoding tetratricopeptide repeat protein, which produces MKHLGIILLGLALSCVSVAQDLSIERGKIFFKTGTYKEAIAHCNAMLEKQPDNREAQELLIRAQTEIGEYAVAEKRVKEFLAKSPNDAGLRIALANIEFATGRYVEAAADFDRAAKTGKGATLYRALLNKGRALIAQGKTDEAKVVLVDLAEKYNSDNENGAETLTIFAKTFALLEKYQDANDIFIDARDADETYAEAFIGQGELLSEKYNYGEAESLFNDALQINASSPDAIVGLADTKRQAFSREASGAVEMALKINPNFVRGLVLKSWLELEDEKFDEANKTVERALAINPNSVEARAIRGAMFFLSGKPGEFDAETKRVLAINPKAGVYFETLGHFSVNNRRYFDAVEYYKRAVELSPNLWSARTQLGIQLLRVGKSAEGREELEKAFEGDPFNVWAKNTLDLLDTMKEYRDTLRDPFIIRTAPDETGALAPYAAELAEEAHKKLTTKYKFTPKSPITVEIFENHEDFAVKALGLPGLGALGVCFGPTIAMDSPSAREAGEFNWGSTLWHEYMHVISLQMTDFKIPRWFSEGLSVYEERRARTGWGDDWRFETLKAYTDGRFVKIADLDKAFTRPTTPDGVPIAYFQASQVCEFVEEKYGFETILKMLAAYKEGLKDTEVLQRALQLTPEKFDQAFKEFLNAKVSKYIEALGKGPTQTTNDPKQAKAVLSAVLTTRPNDYFANLRMGAIYKSENDQAKAIEHLKRAIELFPYYSGDGNPYELLAEIYLAQGKKAEAIGALESLIRFNETDAEAYKRLGQLKLESGDKAGALNIIMTSFYISPFDASLHKLAGDAYFEQGKLGDSIREYRVVVTLEPPDEAGARFDLARALEASGDKKEAKREILKSLEIAPGFEKAQELLLKIRGEN
- a CDS encoding C13 family peptidase, whose amino-acid sequence is MKKFSASLLILCVALCACVNAGEQSNQSTPEKPAQEKPQTKRATIDPNKFALVIAGVGGEESYTKKFTAQAMQLYDTLTNKLGFDEKQVYLLTENVVSAAENVAQGNFARATAEETRKAFAAIKAASKPEGLVFICLIGHGSAEAENPKFNLVGPDINAKEYAKLIGDLPTRRNIFVNTTSSSGDFIKPLSAENRIVLTATRSGNEQNATYFAEPFIKALTESAADTDKSGRISILEAFNFATKVTQDWYKQKTRLATEHALIDDNGDGTGHEQAGDGDGAIAKTTYLDSKSVEEAANDVEVIRLLEIKQQLEVDIEKLKARKPEMQVEEYETELERLLVELAKTNRQIKARKK
- a CDS encoding glutamine amidotransferase, whose protein sequence is MEPLISFLFKYRAALFSKSQFGFGVRPQWWMLVVAIIGIAALLYFIYVRFSAQLPTEWRIGLMALRTCLIALIVFCIMRPIIVVPAVLPQSSYVLVLMDDSSSMQLADETNPTRLETIKKLLASDGQFNQQLSSNFKIRTYKFSNNAERADAGLLTGEGEQTNLTTAIEQSVRDAAGLPVSGIVVISDGASNAEADAANNLSNTLTNLKARNLPVFTIGVGPTKIENDVEVIRATAPRRVIAGSTITTEVLLKGSGDGQQVVQVDLLEDGHPLRSQPVTLQGEATTVAKVNFKPLTLGVHRYALSVKPAEGEPIVDNNAAEVVVEVEDAHPKILYIEGEPRWEYGKLRSAFAEEKNMTLISILRSADGKYYRQGIENPDELVQGFPKTEEELFKYDAIVIGSIEATFFSFDQLRALEQFVSRRGGTLLVLGGAKSLMQGGYTNTPIADLLPIFMKGETTTESQTFKAQLTARGKEHQAVQLVEQAETNAKAWEQLPPITLPEIATEIKPGATVLLEAKSTTGNRAVPLLIEERYGRGRTMAFLASDTWRWRMMLDSKNKSFETFWLNLSRYLVESVRHRVEAFTERGFYNPREEVKIKVEVGDEKYLNVSGAQVTAKVISPSGSTIEVPVKPSTDSGFEGYIGSFIPEEEGLYKIESSAKRGDKSQAGLGSGVASFIVGKINREAYDAAQNRELLRRVASETGGNYYTPSETKNLLEDLTHRESNNSVRVTYDLWDMPFNFLLAIALAAAEWFIRKRKGLA
- a CDS encoding HYR domain-containing protein, which gives rise to MITVPVSSPVKGKVSTPNRVNATTTQINEVEPNNTAATATAISGASAKVRGTVFPTADVDFYSFSATIGDRIYAATQTLFDASASGDSVLEVLSTDGTTVLETDNNDGSFNASSSSIAGLLIPSTGTFYLRVRHNLPTGTIRPYDLYFSRQTGSPVAETESNNTTGTANPLPASGWMSGTVTAVSPGEADFFSLTLAAGDTVFLSLDMNPERDANIWNGRLGFGLFGNPPANQILLVNDANAGGTATDPNSEAFFFTVKDPGTYFVYVDSIVAGGLGATATYHLSVAVHPQATPAGTCTTYTNNTPVAIPTGPGMVTSTITIPGNPRIEDLDIRINLDHTFMADLDVHLQSPAGNDNGLFTDIGAATVGGTQTLMDIVIDEDAALPPAFALSSSFHIQPELAYRLGWFKGEDAGGTWTLVIRDDATGDGGTLNSWSITVCEPASTSPCAPGFTETPIFSTDFESGAAGFTHSGTQDEWELGTPTFAPITTANSGTTCWKTDLDNTYNASSNQELISPNINLAGVSAPIRLNWAMRYHIESANFDHFFVEAREVGNPSNAVRLYNWLDATMNNTIGNPATTIAESAGWGNYSGDISALAGLNIEIVFHLDTDTTVQLAGVAIDDVSVTTCLGASCEITCPADITQSNDTDQCGAVVNYPAPTTTGSCGQIICSPASGSFFPVGTTTVTCQDQGIIIDRPTTPSGELASCSFTVTVNDTQPPIITCPANAVVTTAQNTCTSTSAVVNFAPPTASDNCSGVTVACVPPSGSPLPVGTSVVTCTATDGSGNTATCSFSVAVFDMWLQDDSNANNVLLWNSQTGDYRYCCNGSTFSGKGSVKKQGCVYTLTHNTPAYRVQGLVDRSTFKGNGSLQVPPGNPVCTTIDRDIRNNTSLCGAAPPPPCRGEGCKP